A window of Fusobacterium sp. IOR10 genomic DNA:
TACCTTCCCACCTGTTAACCTTTCTTTTCCATTGATTATAAGTCCATTAGGTAGTTCTGTAATATCTGCACCTATTTTGTTTAGTTCAGTTGTTATTGCCTTTAATCTATCGCATTCCTTTATTCTTAGCCTTCCTGCATTTATAACTTCAGTTGTACCCTTCCCTATACTTGCAAGTACTGTAAGTACTGGAATTATATCTGGGCAATCCCTTGCATCTATTACTGTGTTTTGAATTTCTTCTCCTCCACAAACTTCTATTTCATTTAGTTTTCTTTTTATATTTAAGGATACTCCCATTCTTTGTAATATTTCTATTATAACTTTATCCCCTTGTAGAGAATTTAAATTTATCCCCTTACAAAGAATGCTATTTTCTCTATTATTTAGAGCCCCTGCAACTAACCAAAATGCAATTTGAGAATAATCCCCTTCAACAATGGAATCTTTACTCTTATAATGTTGAGAACCTTTAATCCTATAGGTCATATAATTATCATGCTCTATTTCTATTCCATACTTTTCCAAAGAAGAAAGTGTTAAATCAATATAACTACGAGACTCTAGTTTTGAAGTTATTCTTAGTATTGAATCTCCTTTTAAAGTAGGTAATATAAATAAAAGTCCACTTATAAATTGAGAACTAACATCCCCTGGAAGATCATATTCCCCAGCTTCTAATTTTCCATTAACCTTTACAGGAAGATTTTCATTATCACTAGTCTCATATTTTATTTTTTTCCTATTGAATATATCATAGTAAGGTTTTAATGGTCTAGATACTAGTTTCCCATGTCCTGTGAATATAACTTCCTCATTGCATGTTGCTCCAAAGGGTATTAGAAATCTAAGAGTAGATCCTGATTCTCCACAATCTATTATATTATGAGTAACTTTAAATTTTCCATCTGTTCCCTTAATTTTAAAAGCTTTTCTTCCTTGAATCTTTGATTTAACTTCCTTTATTTCCACACCTAAATTAATTAGAGCCTTGCATGTTGCTTCTATATCCTTTGAAATACTAATATTATCTACTATACTTTCTTCACTTCCAAGGGCAGCACAGATTATTTCCCTATGTCCCATGCTCTTTGAAGAAGGAATGGAAATGCTTCCTTTTAAATTTTTTGGTATTATTTTTAAAGTTTTCAATACTTTCTCCTTTCTGTATATTAAATAATATATTCCCCTATATTTTTAAAATCTATTTTTAATAATTCACCTTGTCCTAATTTTTTTAGAAGAACTATAGTTATTTTACTTCCAGATTTTTTCTTATCCATTTTAATAATCTCATGAATTTCACATGACTTTAATGTTACAGAAGTTGGTAAATTAAATTTTTCAAGTAGGTTTTTTATCCTTTCAGTTGTTCCCTTTTCTGTAATATTTAATTTCTCAGTTGTATCAGTGATTCTAATCATCCCTATTCCAACACCTTCTCCGTGGGTATACTTATTAAAGCCATAGTATTTTTCCACTGCATGTCCTATTGTATGACCAAAGTTAAGAACCATTCTCTCTCCCTTGTCAAATTCATCACCTTCAACAATTTTTCCCTTTATTGAGCAACATCTAAAAATAATTTCTTCTGAACTATTTATTATATCCTCATCTGTATTCATACTTTCAAATTTTTCAAAAAGTTCAATATCCCTTATACAGCTGTATTTTATAGCCTCTGCAAAACCATCATGTAGATATTTTTTAGGTAGAGTCTTTAATAATTTAGGATCTATATATACTGCCTTTGGTTGATAAAAATTACCTGCTAAATTTTTTCCACTAGGTAAATCCACAGCTACCTTTCCCCCAACACTACTGTCTATTTGAGCAAGTAATGAAGTTGGAACTTGTATAAAGTCAACGCCACGTAAAAAAGTAGCTGCTGCAAATCCTCCAAGGTCCCCTGTAACTCCACCACCTAAAGTTATTATCAAATCACTTCTAGTTAGCCCAAAATCTGACAATTCACTATAAACTTTTTCTAAAACTTGCAAATTTTTACTTTGTTCCCCTGCTTTGAAAACTATCCTTTGTACAATATAGCCTTCCTTTTTCAATGAATTTTCTAAAATTTCCCCATAAATAGGATCCACATTAGTATCTGTAATTATAGCTATTTTTTCCCCATGTACAAAGTCTTTAATTTTTCCACCTATTTTTTCTAAAATTCCTGCTTCTATTTCTATATCATATGTCTTTGGTCCTAAATTAATTTTTATTTTTTGCATTTATTATCCCTCTTCTTTTTATTGTTGCCATTTTCATCATATTTTTTAATTTATTTGCATCCTCTGTTTCCAATGCATTTCTCCAGTTTTCCAATTGAATTTCTAACTTCTTTATTTCTTCAACTATAAATTTTTTATTATCTAAAAATAAATCAGCCCATAAATCTTCATTAATATCTGCAACACGGGTAGTATCCCTATAACCACCACCTATAAAATAACTTGCATCCTCATCCATATTGCTACTATTAACCAGGGCCACAGCCATAACATGGGGAAGTTGACTTGTGTAAGAAATAATTTCATCATGCTTTTCAGGGGAAACCTTTATATAATCTTTACATTCCAAGAGATTTATAAAATTCTCCATCCAAATAATGTTTTCTTCCTTATTTCTAGAAGTTGGAATAAGTATGTAACTTGCACCTTTGAACATTTCCCCTGTTGATTGTCCAACTCCAACACCTTCTCTTCCAGCCATTGGATGTCCAAAAACAAAATCCATATTTTCACCTAAAAGTGGTTCTATCTCTTTTATTAACTTACCCTTTATTCCTGTTGCATCTGTTAATAGTACATTTTCTTTAAAATATTTAACATTATTTTTTATAAAATTAACTAGGGTACTTGGATATATGGAAAAAATTATAACATCTGCTTTTTTTAAAGCTTCATTTGGATTTTTATATGCTTCATCTATAATATTTTCATCTAAAGCCTCATTTAAATAATCTTCATTAATATCAATTCCAATTATTTTTTTAACCTTAAACTTTCTTAAATATTTACCATAAGATCCTCCAATTAAACCTACTCCAACAATAGCAAACACTAAATCTTCTATATTTTTTTCTAAAATAGAAATTTCATTTGTCATATATCCCCCTAGCCTTTATATTTTGAATTTATTATATCATTATTTCCTAATCCATGCTACGTCCTACAATTTTTGCTATCTTTCTCAATTCTTCCATTAATTTATTGAAACGTTTTGGTTTTAATGATTGTGCCCCATCACACCAAGCATTTTTAGGATCATTATGAACCTCTATCATTAATCCGTCAGCTCCAACTGCTATAGCTGCTTTAGCTAACCCTTCAACCATCCACCATTTTCCTGCTGCATGACTAGGATCCACAATAACAGGTAAATGAGTTAATTTTTTAACTGCTAATACAGCACTTAAATCCAAAGTATTACGAGTATAGTTTTCAAATGTTCTTATTCCTCTTTCACATAGGATAACATTTGGATTTCCACTTGCTATAATATATTCTGCTGACATTATCCATTCTTCTATTGTTGCAGATAATCCACGTTTTAATAATATAGGTTTAGTTGTTCCCCTTCCTATTGCCTTTAATAATTCAAAGTTTTGCATGTTTCTTGCTCCAACTTGAATTAAATCTACTTTTTCTTCAAATAAAGGTATTTTTTCTATGGACATTAATTCTGTTACCACTGGTAGTCCATTATTTTTACCTGCTTCAACTAGCATGTCTAAACCTTCTTCCTTTAGACCTTGGAATGAGTATGGAGATGTTCTTGGTTTAAAAGCTCCACCTCTTAACATTGAAGCTCCTGATTTTTTAACTTCCATTGCAACTTCATTCATTTGATCCTTTGTTTCTATTGAACAAGGACCTGCAATTATAGCTAATTTTTCCCCTCCAACTTTAATCCCTGCAACATCTATAATACTGTTTTCTGGATGAAATATTCTATTAGCTTGTTTATAAGGTTCTTCAATTCTTATTACTTTTTCAACATGTACATTTACTGATATATCCCTTGGGTCTATAGATACAGTATCTCCTATAAGTCCTAAAATTGTATAATTTACTCCTTTTATTTCATTTACTTGAAATCCATTTTTCCCCAATTCTTTCATTATTTTTTTTATTTCCAATTCAGGCGTCCCGTTTTTCATAACTACAATCATATTATTTCCCCTCTCTTTGTTTAATTTTTTATTTAAATAATATTATCATTTTTAACCATTTTATTCTAGATAACAATATTTTTATTTTCTTTGTCGCTTTTTTTTTACAAGGCCATTGATTTACTTAGCTTTATAGAAAAAATACGTATAAATTTGTTCGGTATTTTAGAATTTTATGCTTATTTTTTATTAAAACTTGAAAAATTTTCAATGTTTAAACATATATTACTTTATTTTTTAAACAATAAAAAATAAACATTAATTATTAAAAACCTATATAATAAATTTATAATAAGCTCTTAAAACCTATTAAATATTTTATTTTGTATATATTAACACACAAGGCATATGAAATGCAAATAATTTTTATTTTATTTTTGTTTAATTATTTTTGTTTAATTATTTCCATATGTAAACTACAATAAAAAAACCTCAGATGTAATCTGAGGTTTAAATTAATAAATTTATATTAATTCCATATCACAGATACACTTTCTTAGCCAATTAATTGTTTAGCAAAAAAAAGTCTATATCTGTTTTGTTAAAACAAGCATAAACTTTTTCCTAGCACCAATACCAAGAAAATATATTTTTAAGAGATATTTTATTTAAATAGCTTTTATTTAACTTTTCCATTTGTATCTCCCCTTTTTTCTGTTTTTTTGTATTCTAACACTATTCATTTTAAAAGTCAAGCTTTATGAAAAACCTAAGGGATAAATTAAAAATTCCCCCAGCCTAAGCTAGGGGAATTTAGTTAATTATTTAAATAGACACTATTTTTTTTCTGTTGAAAAGTCCATAGCTGCAAGTCTATTATATTGTCTCCATCTTCTTTGTGCGTCAAATTTATTCTTAGCGAATAATTCTTCAGCATGAGCTGGATTTGCTTTTTTAAGAGTAGCATATCTAACTTCTCCCATTAGATATTCTTGATATTTATCCCAGTTTGGTTCTTTCATATCTAGAGTTAGAGGGTTTTTACCTTCTGCTTCTAAAGCTGGGTTATATCTGAATATTGGCCAGTATCCACATTCAGTAGCCAATTTCATTTCAGTTTGAGATTTGCTCATTCCTTTTCTAACACCGTGGTTAATACAAGGAGAGTAAGCAATGATTAAAGATGGTCCATCATGAGCTTCAGCTTCAGCTAAGGCTTTTAGATATTGTTGTTGATTTGCACCCATTGATACTTGAGCAATATAGATATGTCCATAAGACATTGCTATAGCTGCTAAATCTTTTTTCTTATAAGATTTTCCTGCTGCTGCGAATTTTGCAACTGCTCCAGTAGGTGTTGATTTAGAAGCTTGTCCTCCTGTGTTAGAGTAAACTTCTGTATCCATAACTAGTATGTTTACATCTTCGTTAGTAGCTAATACATGGTCAACTCCACCATAACCAATATCATAAGCCCAACCGTCTCCACCAAAGATCCATTGAGATTTTTTAACTAGGTATTGTTTTAAAGAAAGAATTTCTTTAGAAACTTCACAACCACAAGCTTCTAACAATGGAAGTAATTCATTTTTTACTTCTCTAGTTATTTCAGATGATTTTCTGTTTTCTATCCATTTAGTAAATAAAGCAGCAACTTTAGCATCTACTTTATCCATATTTTTTTCCATAATGTCTTGAAGTCTATCTCTTAAAGCTTCAACTGCAACACGCATACCAAATCCATATTCAGCATTGTCTTCAAATAATGAAGATCCCCAAGATGGTCCTTCTCCTTGAGCATTTTTACAATAAGGAGTTGAAGGTGATGATCCTGAATAAATTGAAGAACATCCTGTAGCATTTGCTACCATCATTCTATCTCCGAATAATTGAGTTATTGCTTTAATGTAAGGTGTTTCTCCACAACCTGGACAAGCTCCATTGAATTCAAATAATGGTTGAGCAAATTGAGATCCTTTTACTGT
This region includes:
- the aroA gene encoding 3-phosphoshikimate 1-carboxyvinyltransferase, which encodes MKTLKIIPKNLKGSISIPSSKSMGHREIICAALGSEESIVDNISISKDIEATCKALINLGVEIKEVKSKIQGRKAFKIKGTDGKFKVTHNIIDCGESGSTLRFLIPFGATCNEEVIFTGHGKLVSRPLKPYYDIFNRKKIKYETSDNENLPVKVNGKLEAGEYDLPGDVSSQFISGLLFILPTLKGDSILRITSKLESRSYIDLTLSSLEKYGIEIEHDNYMTYRIKGSQHYKSKDSIVEGDYSQIAFWLVAGALNNRENSILCKGINLNSLQGDKVIIEILQRMGVSLNIKRKLNEIEVCGGEEIQNTVIDARDCPDIIPVLTVLASIGKGTTEVINAGRLRIKECDRLKAITTELNKIGADITELPNGLIINGKERLTGGKVECWNDHRIAMSLAVASIKCTEPLILNGTECVSKSYPEFWNDFAKLGGNYE
- the aroB gene encoding 3-dehydroquinate synthase yields the protein MQKIKINLGPKTYDIEIEAGILEKIGGKIKDFVHGEKIAIITDTNVDPIYGEILENSLKKEGYIVQRIVFKAGEQSKNLQVLEKVYSELSDFGLTRSDLIITLGGGVTGDLGGFAAATFLRGVDFIQVPTSLLAQIDSSVGGKVAVDLPSGKNLAGNFYQPKAVYIDPKLLKTLPKKYLHDGFAEAIKYSCIRDIELFEKFESMNTDEDIINSSEEIIFRCCSIKGKIVEGDEFDKGERMVLNFGHTIGHAVEKYYGFNKYTHGEGVGIGMIRITDTTEKLNITEKGTTERIKNLLEKFNLPTSVTLKSCEIHEIIKMDKKKSGSKITIVLLKKLGQGELLKIDFKNIGEYII
- a CDS encoding prephenate dehydrogenase, which produces MTNEISILEKNIEDLVFAIVGVGLIGGSYGKYLRKFKVKKIIGIDINEDYLNEALDENIIDEAYKNPNEALKKADVIIFSIYPSTLVNFIKNNVKYFKENVLLTDATGIKGKLIKEIEPLLGENMDFVFGHPMAGREGVGVGQSTGEMFKGASYILIPTSRNKEENIIWMENFINLLECKDYIKVSPEKHDEIISYTSQLPHVMAVALVNSSNMDEDASYFIGGGYRDTTRVADINEDLWADLFLDNKKFIVEEIKKLEIQLENWRNALETEDANKLKNMMKMATIKRRGIINAKNKN
- the aroF gene encoding 3-deoxy-7-phosphoheptulonate synthase gives rise to the protein MIVVMKNGTPELEIKKIMKELGKNGFQVNEIKGVNYTILGLIGDTVSIDPRDISVNVHVEKVIRIEEPYKQANRIFHPENSIIDVAGIKVGGEKLAIIAGPCSIETKDQMNEVAMEVKKSGASMLRGGAFKPRTSPYSFQGLKEEGLDMLVEAGKNNGLPVVTELMSIEKIPLFEEKVDLIQVGARNMQNFELLKAIGRGTTKPILLKRGLSATIEEWIMSAEYIIASGNPNVILCERGIRTFENYTRNTLDLSAVLAVKKLTHLPVIVDPSHAAGKWWMVEGLAKAAIAVGADGLMIEVHNDPKNAWCDGAQSLKPKRFNKLMEELRKIAKIVGRSMD